The genomic DNA TCCCCGCCGGTCCGTCCCGGATCAGAAACGAACGGGGGGTTCTTTGTCCTCCCCCGTTTATCGGAAGACGACAAACAGGGGAGGATCTTCACACCGCCGGATTCATCACCCGCCCCAGGAAGAGAATCGTCCCGGTCGGGTTGTCGCGGATCAGGAAGAAGAACGGGCGGTCGACGGCGATCGGCAGGGGCGGCTCCGGCTGGGCGGAGGTGGTGCCGACGATGACGACCGTCGCCGCGGCGGCTTCGGTGCCCGCCTCGTCGACGGCGACGAACGCCTTGTGGATGATTTCCGTGATGAAGAGGTCGCGCGTCCCGTCCATCCCCGAGAAATCCGCGCGTCCAGGATCGAACGCATCGGGCATCCCCAACGCGGCCAGCCCGCCGGCCAAACCGGCGGACCACTCGAAGGTGAACTTCGGCATCGAGAGGATGACCTCTCCGTAATCCAGCGCCGCCAAGGCCGAATCCACGAATTCGGAATTCAGCCGGCCCTCGATGCTTTCGAAAGCCCCCTCGTCCGGCAGGAGGATCAGCATCGAGAGTTGCCGCCCCGCATACGGCAGTTCCACGGCGGTGAATCCCTCGCCCCGCGCGTTGTTCAGCCGCGCCTGCTGGCGCATCATCGGCGCCGAGACGGCGCTCCCATCCAGCAGATGAAAATCGCCCGGCTCGGTGAACTCCGCATCGAAGGGGTGCAGCCAGGCGGCCTTGAAATAGACCGCGTTGGCCAGCACCAGGCGGGTGAGTTCGTCCAAGGCACCCGGCGGAATGATATCCTTGATTTTTTGGTTGGTGGAGTCGCTGACCCAATCGTTAATTTCCTGCCGCGCGGCTTCGGCGTCGTTCCGGAAATCCGCCAGCCGCAGGCCGGCGGCGTAATGCACCGCCAGCAGGTCCAGGAATTCCTGTTCGAAATGAAAACCGCTCTGGCCCCACAGCGAGTTGGCGACGTTGAGCTGAAAGACCTGGTCGGGCGCCAACTCCTCCGATTTGGAGCGGCCTTCCAATTCCCAGGCCAGTTTGTTAAACGCCGGATGCAGTCGGTCCGGCGGCAGCGCGAAATGCAACGCGGCCGACATCTGCTCGGACGTTTGTCCCCTGGCGCCGGCGTGGGTCATCGCCAGCGCGACGGAGATGCTGTAGGGGGAGTAGAACGCGTTTCCGCCGCCCTTCACCGCTTGGCCGTAAAGCGCGAAGGCGAAATCGTTGTTGCCGCCGGCCAACTCGGCCAAATCCGCATCCGAAACCTGCGGCGCCGGATCCCGGACTAGATCCGAACGGGCTTCCTTGGCCTCGGCCGTTTCGGGCGCGCAGGCGGAAAGCAGCAGCAG from Anaerolineales bacterium includes the following:
- a CDS encoding serpin family protein; the encoded protein is MKKGIFSSLVLLSVLLLLSACAPETAEAKEARSDLVRDPAPQVSDADLAELAGGNNDFAFALYGQAVKGGGNAFYSPYSISVALAMTHAGARGQTSEQMSAALHFALPPDRLHPAFNKLAWELEGRSKSEELAPDQVFQLNVANSLWGQSGFHFEQEFLDLLAVHYAAGLRLADFRNDAEAARQEINDWVSDSTNQKIKDIIPPGALDELTRLVLANAVYFKAAWLHPFDAEFTEPGDFHLLDGSAVSAPMMRQQARLNNARGEGFTAVELPYAGRQLSMLILLPDEGAFESIEGRLNSEFVDSALAALDYGEVILSMPKFTFEWSAGLAGGLAALGMPDAFDPGRADFSGMDGTRDLFITEIIHKAFVAVDEAGTEAAAATVVIVGTTSAQPEPPLPIAVDRPFFFLIRDNPTGTILFLGRVMNPAV